A stretch of DNA from Pseudonocardia hierapolitana:
AGGCCACGGTCGAGCAGCGGGTGCAGGGCCACGCACTCGTCGGCGCCCACGACCCGGGCCTCGACGCCCCACGAGGTGAGCCAGCCGCAGCGGCGGTGCAGCTCGGCGAGCCGCTCCGGGGTCGTGGCCACCTCCAGGCCGCCGACCTGCAGGTAGCAGGGCTGCCCGTCCAGCTCCAGCGTGCTGAGCTTCTCGACGGTGTAGCGGGCCATCTCCGTCATCGTCTTGGACGGGTTGGCCTGGAACACGAGCCCCGGCGCGTGTGACGTCGACCCCCCGGGCGCGGGAAGGGAACCCTGGTCCACGACGGTGACGTCGGTCCACCCCCGCGCGGAAAGCTCGTCCGCGAGGGCAGCCCCGACCACACCGGCCCCGATGATCACGACCCGCGATCCGACCATGTCGCTCCTCCCCGAGTACCACCACCGACCGACCAGCGGCCCCTTCGTCGGATGGGCACCGACGAAGGCGCCGTTCGTCGGAATGGGTTGCCCTTCAGTCGCCCAGCTCGCGGCGGCGCCGCGTCACGTAGGCCTCCAGCTCCTCGCGGATCGCCTCGTCCAGCGGCGGGGGCTCGTACTCCGCCAGCCGCTTCTGTGCGACGTCGGCGGCGCGAGCCGCGGCGTCCTTCCCGCCGTTTCGCATCCACCGGTCGTAGTTGTCGGAGCTGTTGACGAACGGGCGGTAGAAGCAGGTGCGGAAGCGCTCCATGGTGTGGGCGGCGCCGAGGAAGTGGCCGCCGTGGCGCACCTCGTCGTGGGCGCCGAACGCCAGCGACGCCTCGTCGATCTCGAGGGGGGTGAACTCCTGCTGCAGCATCTCCAGCACCTGGACGTCGAGCACGTACTTCTCGTACGACGCCACGAGCCCGCCCTCCAGCCAGCCCGCGGAGTGCATGACCCAGTTGATGCCCGCGAGGAACGTCGGGAGCATGGTCATCAGGCTCTCGTAGCCGGCCTGCGCGTCGGGGGTCTGGCTGGAGGTCAGCCCGCCCCCGGAACGCACCGGTAGCCCGAAACGCCGAGCGATCTGCCCCGTGCAGAGCAGCCCGATCGCCGATTCGGGTGTCCCGAAACAGGGTGAACCGGACTGCATGTCGATGTTCGACAGGAACGATCCGAAGATCACCGGTGCGCCCGGCCTGATCAATTGCGACAACGCGATGCCGGTGAGCGCCTCGGCCATCTGTTGCGCGAGCGTTGCCGGAATGGAAACCGGTGACATCGCACCCATCAGGAGGAACGGGGTGAGCACGACCGGCTGGTTTGCCGCCGAGTACTCGAACTGCGCCTCGAGCATGCGCTCGTCCCAGCGCAGCGGCGAGTTGCAGTTGATCAAGGAGATGGTCGCGGGGGTGTTCTCGACGGCCTCGCGGCCGCCGAAGAGTATCTCGGTCATGGCGAGGGTGTCACGGGCGTTCTCGCCCGAGACGACGTTGCCCATGTAGATCTTGTCGGTGATCGTCTGCAGGGCGTAGGTCATGTCGAGGTGCCGGGAGTCCAGCGGGGCGTCCTCGGGCTCGCACACCACCCCACCTGCGGAGTCGATGGCGTCGAAGCTCTGCGCGAGCTTGGCGAACGAGTGGAAGTCGGCGAGCTTCGCGTCGCGGCGGACGTCGCCCTCGCGCACGAACGGCGGCCCGTAGACGCTGCCGAAGACCATCGCGTCGTCACCGATGTGCACGG
This window harbors:
- a CDS encoding trimethylamine methyltransferase family protein; this encodes MFRNAMPRYEILSEEAMATLDGGWRRIVSEIGVEFVSERALELFRQAGQKVEDQCVIFDPDFVLEQVAKAPRSFDVQARNPAHTVHIGDDAMVFGSVYGPPFVREGDVRRDAKLADFHSFAKLAQSFDAIDSAGGVVCEPEDAPLDSRHLDMTYALQTITDKIYMGNVVSGENARDTLAMTEILFGGREAVENTPATISLINCNSPLRWDERMLEAQFEYSAANQPVVLTPFLLMGAMSPVSIPATLAQQMAEALTGIALSQLIRPGAPVIFGSFLSNIDMQSGSPCFGTPESAIGLLCTGQIARRFGLPVRSGGGLTSSQTPDAQAGYESLMTMLPTFLAGINWVMHSAGWLEGGLVASYEKYVLDVQVLEMLQQEFTPLEIDEASLAFGAHDEVRHGGHFLGAAHTMERFRTCFYRPFVNSSDNYDRWMRNGGKDAAARAADVAQKRLAEYEPPPLDEAIREELEAYVTRRRRELGD